A window of Stutzerimonas stutzeri genomic DNA:
CGCTGGCCGATGGCATCAGCAGCAGCGAGGTCAGTCATGTCGCCAGCGAAACCGCGGTGGCGAGCTTTCTTTCCGACTACTTCTGCACCTCCGACGCCTGGTCGGTGAAGCAATCGGCGCAGCGGGTGCTGGTGGCGATCAACTCCTGGCTGCATGCGCAGACCCGCCACAGCCCGCACCGCTATGACCGCGACCGCGGCTATGTCTGCACTTTCAGCGCGCTGGTGCTCAAGTCCGCTAGCGCGCACCTGTTCCACGTCGGCGATGCGCGCATCTATCGATTGCGCGACGGCGACTTGGAGCAACTGACCGAAGATCACCGCGTGCGAGTGTCGGCGGACACCAGCTACCTCGGCCGCGCACTGGGCATCGACCGGCACCTGGAGATCGACTACCGCAGCCTGCCGCTGGCCGTCGGTGATCTGTTCCTGCTCGCCACCGATGGCGTCTACGAGCACATCGCCGCACGGGACGTGGTGCAGCTCGTTGCCGAGCATGGCGACGAGCTCAACCTGGCGGCGCGACTGATCATCGAGCGGGCACTGGCCAACGGCAGCGACGACAACCTCACCGCACAACTGGTACGCATCGATAGCCTGCCGGAGCAGGCCGTCGACGATGTGCAGCGGCAGCTCGGTGAACTGGCGTCGCCGCCGCTGCTGGAGCCACGCATGCAGTTCGATGGCTACCGCATCGTCCGCGAACTGCATGTCAGCAGCCGCAGCCATGTGCACCTGGCCGTCGATGAAACCAGCGGCGCCACGGTGGTGCTGAAGACGCCCTCGCTCGACCTGCGTGGCGACTCCGCCTATCTGGAGCGCTTCCTGCTGGAAGAATGGATTGCCCGGCGCCTCGACAACCCCCACGTGCTCAAGGCCTGCCCGCCACCGCGGCAGCGGCGCTACCTCTATACGGTCAGCGAATTCATCGACGGCCAGACGCTGACGCAATGGATGCTCGACCACCCACAGCCGGACCTGGAAACCGTGCGCGGCGTCGTCGAGCAGATCGCCCGCGGCCTGCGTGCTTTTCACCGCCTGGAAATGCTGCATCAGGACCTGCGCCCGCAGAACCTGATGATCGACGCCACCGGTACGCTGAAGATCATCGATTTCGGCTCG
This region includes:
- a CDS encoding bifunctional protein-serine/threonine kinase/phosphatase; the encoded protein is MPSQLAISLGQHSDRGRKPTNQDFHGACVPTDAQLASKGIAIALADGISSSEVSHVASETAVASFLSDYFCTSDAWSVKQSAQRVLVAINSWLHAQTRHSPHRYDRDRGYVCTFSALVLKSASAHLFHVGDARIYRLRDGDLEQLTEDHRVRVSADTSYLGRALGIDRHLEIDYRSLPLAVGDLFLLATDGVYEHIAARDVVQLVAEHGDELNLAARLIIERALANGSDDNLTAQLVRIDSLPEQAVDDVQRQLGELASPPLLEPRMQFDGYRIVRELHVSSRSHVHLAVDETSGATVVLKTPSLDLRGDSAYLERFLLEEWIARRLDNPHVLKACPPPRQRRYLYTVSEFIDGQTLTQWMLDHPQPDLETVRGVVEQIARGLRAFHRLEMLHQDLRPQNLMIDATGTLKIIDFGSTRVAGLAERNASGTQDNLLGTAAYTAPEYFLGEAGTPRSDQFSLAVIAYQMLSGRLPYGADVARARTRAVQKRLCYQPLRHAQRDIPAWIDEVLGKALHPDPARRYAELSEFVFELRQPNPAFLNRARPPLLERNPLLFWKGLSLLLAVTVVTLLLR